A region from the Lolium perenne isolate Kyuss_39 chromosome 4, Kyuss_2.0, whole genome shotgun sequence genome encodes:
- the LOC127295264 gene encoding HVA22-like protein a, with the protein MGSGSLLKVLAKNFDVLAGPLVALAYPLYASVRAIETKSPVDDQQWLTYWVLYSLITLFELTFASIIEWLPFWSSMKLIFISWLVLPYFSGAAYVYQKYVRPVFVKNQMVNIWYVPQKKGIFGKSDDFLTALNKYIEENGPEALKKLTDKDGKSSKQSGKLWKGLKESKSSKESKELKASKDAKDSKPSRDSKPAKELKEQKKILKDSQEQKKALKDSKELKKSLKDWKGLKKSLKDPKEAAPLKDSNEPEQKKSSKRVTFAEVEPEKEFRASNSDWHPTSDYHSTYPEHNTWNSSFMIFDEHRYWD; encoded by the exons ATGGGCTCCGGATCTTTGCTCAAGGTTCTTGCCAAGAACTTCGATGTTCTTGCAGG GCCTTTGGTGGCACTAGCTTATCCTTT GTATGCTTCAGTTAGGGCAATTGAAACCAAATCCCCTGTGGATGATCAGCAATGGCTCACATATTGGGTGTTATACTCATTAATAACATTGTTCGAGCTTACATTTGCATCAATTATTGAGTG GCTTCCTTTTTGGTCCTCTATGAAATTGATCTTCATTTCCTGGCTTGTCTTGCCATACTTCAGTGGTGCAGCCTATGTGTACCAAAAATATGTGCGGCCTGTGTTTGTTAAAAACCAGATGGTCAACATTTGGTATGTCCCTCAGAAAAAGGGCATTTTCGGCAAATCAGATGACTTCCTCACAGCACTTAATAAGTACATTGAAGAAAATGGACCCGAAGCACTGAAGAAATTGACAGATAAG GATGGCAAGTCATCTAAACAGTCTGGAAAATTGTGGAAAGGTTTGAAAGAATCAAAGTCATCAAAGGAGTCAAAAGAACTAAAGGCATCAAAAGATGCAAAAGACTCGAAGCCATCGAGGGATTCAAAGCCAGCAAAGGAATTGAAAGAACAGAAGAAGATACTGAAGGACTCACAAGAACAGAAGAAGGCACTGAAAGATTCAAAAGAACTGAAGAAGTCACTGAAAGACTGGAAAGGGCTGAAAAAGTCACTGAAAGATCCAAAAGAAGCTGCGCCACTCAAAGATTCAAATGAACCTGAACAGAAGAAGAGCAGCAAGCGCGTGACATTTGCCGAGGTAGAGCCAGAAAAAGAATTCAGAGCATCTAACAGTGACTGGCATCCAACCTCAGATTATCACAGCACATACCCCGAGCACAACACGTGGAACAGCAGCTTTATGATCTTCGATGAACATCGTTACTGGGACTAG
- the LOC127295265 gene encoding peptidyl-prolyl cis-trans isomerase CYP23 yields MAGLLRHVAAALLCLVAPASLAGASTYYASDPNLGSARVVFQTNHGDIEFGFFPHVAPKTVEHIYKLVRLGCYNTNHFFRVDKGFVAQVAAVVGGRKAPMNEEQEQQAEKSIVGEFSTVKHVRGILSMGRYSDPDSASSSFSILLGDAPHLDGQYAVFGRVTKGDDTLRKLERLPTHKEGIFVMPLERIEILSTYYYDIEVEGCEAEKSILKRRLSESASEVERWRRKCFV; encoded by the exons ATGGCGGGTTTGCTCCgccacgtcgccgccgcccttcTCTGCCTCGTCGCGCCCGCCTCCCTCGCCGGCGCTTCCACGTATTACGCATCGGATCCTAACCTCGGATCCGCCCGGGTCGTCTTCCAG ACAAATCATGGTGACATTGAGTTTGGCTTCTTTCCTCACGTTGCACCTAAGACAGTTGAACACATCTACAAACTTGTTCGGCTGGGATGTTATAACACAAATCACTTCTTCCGG GTTGACAAGGGTTTCGTTGCACAAGTTGCTGCTGTAGTCGGAGGCAGAAAAGCCCCTATGAATGAAGAGCAGGAACAACAGGCGGAGAAATCAATTGTTGGTGAATTTAGtactgtcaagcatgtcagaggaATTCTCTCGATGGGAAG GTACTCTGACCCAGACAGTGCCTCCTCTTCCTTTTCTATCCTTCTTGGTGATGCTCCACACCTTGATGGCCAG TATGCTGTATTTGGGAGGGTCACTAAGGGTGATGATACGTTAAGAAAACTAGAGCGTCTGCCAACCCATAAAGAAGGCATTTTTGTGATG CCTCTTGAGCGAATTGAAATTCTATCGACATACTATTATG ATATTGAAGTAGAGGGCTGCGAAGCAGAGAAGTCTATTCTTAAGAGAAGGCTTTCTGAATCAGCATCAGAAGTTGAGAGATGG AGACGAAAATGCTTCGTGTGA